In a single window of the Agromyces sp. H17E-10 genome:
- a CDS encoding NfeD family protein, translating to MLTQYAWIVWLVLILAFATIEVFTLEMTFLMLALGSVAGLLSGLFGIPWWAQFIIAAVVAVALMLVLRPPLLRALRRGGDPTRSNIDALIGAEGTVVLTVGGAGGQVRLQNGETWTARLSPATEQADVPVGERVLVTAIDGATAVVVPVERSTTE from the coding sequence GTGCTGACCCAGTACGCGTGGATCGTCTGGCTGGTCCTGATCCTGGCGTTCGCGACGATCGAGGTGTTCACCCTCGAGATGACGTTCCTGATGCTCGCACTCGGCAGCGTCGCGGGCCTGCTCTCGGGGCTGTTCGGCATTCCGTGGTGGGCGCAGTTCATCATCGCCGCGGTCGTCGCGGTCGCGCTCATGCTCGTGCTGCGGCCGCCCCTGCTGCGTGCGCTGCGACGCGGCGGCGACCCGACGCGAAGCAACATCGACGCCCTGATCGGGGCGGAGGGAACGGTCGTGCTGACCGTCGGCGGTGCGGGCGGCCAGGTCCGTCTGCAGAACGGCGAGACCTGGACGGCGAGGCTCTCGCCCGCGACCGAGCAGGCTGACGTACCGGTCGGCGAGCGCGTGCTCGTCACCGCCATCGATGGCGCGACGGCGGTCGTCGTGCCGGTAGAGAGGAGCACCACCGAGTAA
- a CDS encoding SDR family oxidoreductase, translating to MTNPLAPGSLAGRVALVTGSSRGIGADTARYLAEAGASVVVNYRSKAPRADKVVAEITAAGGTAIAVGADLTDPESVAAMFERTVAELGPIDVLVLNASGGMETGLGEDYAMRLNRDAQVNVVEGALPHLAEGARIVFVTSHQAHFIRTTPTMPEYEPVALSKRAGEDALRAKLPEFDAAGVEFVVVSGDMIEGTITATLLERANPGAIDARKQDAGRLYNVAEFAAEVASAVADPIPAEHTRYVGDISGFAKEA from the coding sequence GTGACCAACCCACTCGCCCCCGGATCGCTCGCCGGCCGCGTCGCACTCGTGACCGGTTCGTCGCGCGGCATCGGCGCCGACACCGCCCGCTACCTCGCCGAGGCCGGCGCCTCCGTCGTCGTGAACTACCGCAGCAAGGCGCCGCGCGCCGACAAGGTCGTCGCCGAGATCACCGCGGCCGGCGGCACGGCGATCGCCGTCGGCGCCGACCTGACCGACCCCGAGTCGGTCGCGGCGATGTTCGAGCGCACCGTCGCCGAGCTCGGGCCGATCGATGTGCTCGTGCTCAACGCCTCGGGCGGCATGGAGACCGGCCTCGGCGAGGACTACGCGATGCGCCTCAACCGCGACGCCCAGGTGAACGTCGTCGAGGGCGCGCTGCCGCACCTCGCCGAGGGTGCCCGCATCGTGTTCGTGACGAGCCACCAGGCGCACTTCATCCGCACCACTCCGACCATGCCCGAGTACGAGCCCGTCGCCCTTTCGAAGCGCGCCGGTGAGGACGCGCTCCGCGCCAAGCTGCCCGAGTTCGACGCTGCGGGCGTCGAGTTCGTGGTCGTCTCGGGCGACATGATCGAGGGCACGATCACCGCGACGCTCCTCGAGCGGGCGAACCCCGGCGCGATCGACGCCCGCAAGCAGGACGCGGGCCGGCTCTACAACGTCGCCGAGTTCGCCGCCGAGGTCGCCTCGGCGGTCGCGGACCCGATCCCCGCCGAGCACACCCGCTACGTCGGCGACATCTCGGGCTTCGCGAAGGAAGCCTGA
- a CDS encoding HdeD family acid-resistance protein gives MSSPQPTGFFATFSLDADELSKSAINTVRTTLGISGAVALIVGLLITFWPKDSAVVLTVILGIYLLIAGIAYLGLGIFSKGISGGARTLDIILGLLFIIGGVVALSNPTESAVVLGIFLGILIGVLWIVEGIVALAQLGDAPSKGWAIFFGILSIVAGIVLLFSPLYVVVLWWIIGISLIVLGIIQIVRAFTFGKGVKTA, from the coding sequence ATGTCTTCACCGCAGCCCACCGGGTTCTTCGCCACGTTCTCGCTCGACGCCGATGAACTGTCGAAGTCGGCGATCAACACGGTCCGCACCACGCTGGGCATCAGCGGCGCGGTCGCGCTCATCGTCGGCCTCCTCATCACGTTCTGGCCGAAGGACTCGGCAGTCGTCCTCACCGTCATCCTCGGCATCTACCTGCTCATCGCGGGCATCGCCTACCTCGGCCTCGGCATCTTCTCGAAGGGCATCTCGGGCGGAGCGAGGACGCTCGACATCATCCTCGGCCTCCTCTTCATCATCGGCGGCGTCGTCGCGCTCTCGAACCCGACCGAGAGCGCCGTCGTGCTCGGCATCTTCCTCGGCATCCTCATCGGTGTGCTGTGGATCGTCGAGGGCATCGTCGCGCTCGCGCAGCTCGGAGACGCGCCGTCGAAGGGCTGGGCGATCTTCTTCGGCATCCTGAGCATCGTCGCCGGCATCGTGCTGCTGTTCTCGCCGCTCTACGTGGTCGTGCTGTGGTGGATCATCGGCATCAGCCTGATCGTGCTCGGCATCATCCAGATCGTGCGCGCGTTCACGTTCGGCAAGGGCGTCAAGACCGCCTGA
- a CDS encoding ATP-binding cassette domain-containing protein, translating into MATEKNATNPADRHERISVRGARENNLKNVDVDLPKRRLTVFTGVSGSGKSSLVFDTIAAESRRLIDETYSAFVQGFMPSVPRPDVDVLEGLTTAILVDQERLGANPRSTVGTVTDANAMLRILFSKLGDPYIGGPTAFSFNIPTQRASGVMTGPGGEKKIVKDAIYLGGMCPRCEGRGSVSDLDLSQIVDESKSLDEGAIMVPGYTADGWMVKGFSQSGFYPADKPIAQFTEKQRHLFLYGEVTKVKISGINMTYEGLIPKLTKSMLSKDLDALQPHIRSFVERVATFARCPECDGTRLTEGARSSKIDGVSIADACRMQVTDLADWVRGLDRPEAGPLLEALGANLDAFVTLGLGYLSLERPSGTLSGGEAQRIKMLRHLGSSLTDVTYVFDEPTIGLHPHDIQRMNTLLLQLRDKGNTVLVVEHKPETIAIGDHVVDLGPGAGRNGGEICFEGTVDGLKASGTLTGRHLDDRASLKPAVRTPNGAIEIRGASENNLEGVDVDIPLGVLTVVTGVAGSGKSSLIHGSVARREGVVSIDQGAIKGSRRSNPATYTGLLEPIRKAFAKANGVKPALFSANSEGACPTCKGSGVIITELGFMDTIETPCEDCGGKRFQAAVLEYKLGGLDITEVLDLPVARAREFFSDGEAKIPAAAKILGRLEDVGLGYLTLGQPLSTLSGGERQRIKLAIAMGEEGEVYVLDEPTTGLHLADVENLLGLLDRLVDSGRSVIVIEHHQAVMAHADWIIDLGPGAGHDGGRIVFEGVPADLVSARSTLTGRHLADYVGAAAS; encoded by the coding sequence ATGGCCACCGAGAAGAACGCGACGAACCCCGCCGACCGTCATGAACGCATCAGCGTGCGCGGTGCCAGGGAGAACAACCTGAAGAACGTCGACGTCGACCTGCCGAAGCGCAGGCTCACGGTGTTCACCGGCGTGTCGGGCTCGGGAAAGAGCTCGCTCGTGTTCGACACGATCGCGGCCGAGTCGCGTCGACTCATCGACGAGACCTACAGCGCCTTCGTGCAGGGGTTCATGCCCTCGGTGCCGCGCCCCGACGTGGACGTGCTCGAGGGCCTGACGACCGCGATCCTCGTCGACCAGGAGCGCCTCGGCGCCAACCCGCGTTCGACGGTCGGCACCGTCACCGACGCGAACGCGATGCTGCGCATCCTGTTCTCGAAGCTCGGCGATCCGTACATCGGCGGACCCACGGCGTTCTCGTTCAACATTCCGACGCAGCGCGCGAGCGGGGTCATGACCGGGCCGGGCGGCGAGAAGAAGATCGTGAAGGACGCCATCTACCTCGGCGGCATGTGCCCGCGCTGCGAGGGCCGCGGCTCGGTCTCCGACCTCGACCTCTCGCAGATCGTCGACGAGTCGAAGTCGCTCGACGAGGGGGCGATCATGGTGCCCGGCTACACCGCCGACGGCTGGATGGTGAAGGGGTTCTCGCAGTCGGGCTTCTACCCGGCCGACAAGCCGATCGCGCAGTTCACCGAGAAGCAGCGGCACCTCTTCCTCTACGGCGAGGTCACGAAGGTCAAGATCAGCGGCATCAACATGACCTACGAGGGGCTCATCCCGAAGCTCACGAAGTCGATGCTGTCGAAGGACCTCGACGCGCTGCAGCCGCACATCCGCAGCTTCGTCGAGCGGGTGGCGACCTTCGCGAGGTGCCCCGAGTGCGACGGCACCCGGCTCACCGAAGGCGCGCGCTCGTCGAAGATCGACGGGGTCAGCATCGCCGACGCGTGTCGGATGCAGGTGACCGACCTCGCCGACTGGGTTCGCGGGCTCGACCGGCCCGAGGCGGGGCCGCTGCTCGAGGCGCTCGGCGCGAACCTCGACGCCTTCGTGACCCTCGGACTCGGCTACCTGAGCCTCGAGCGTCCGTCGGGAACGCTGTCGGGCGGCGAGGCCCAGCGCATCAAGATGCTGCGCCACCTCGGCTCCTCGCTGACCGATGTCACGTACGTCTTCGACGAACCGACGATCGGGCTGCACCCGCACGACATCCAGCGCATGAACACCCTGCTCCTGCAGTTGCGCGACAAGGGCAACACCGTGCTCGTCGTCGAGCACAAACCCGAGACGATCGCGATCGGCGACCACGTCGTCGACCTCGGCCCGGGTGCCGGCCGAAACGGCGGCGAGATCTGCTTCGAGGGCACCGTCGACGGACTCAAGGCGAGCGGCACGCTCACCGGGCGCCACCTCGACGACCGCGCCTCGCTCAAGCCGGCCGTGCGTACCCCGAACGGCGCGATCGAGATCCGCGGCGCGAGCGAGAACAACCTCGAGGGCGTCGACGTCGACATCCCGCTCGGCGTGCTGACGGTGGTGACCGGCGTCGCCGGCTCGGGCAAGAGCTCGCTCATCCACGGGTCCGTCGCACGACGCGAGGGCGTCGTCTCGATCGACCAGGGGGCGATCAAGGGCTCCCGCCGCAGCAACCCGGCGACCTACACCGGGCTGCTCGAACCGATCCGCAAGGCCTTCGCGAAGGCGAACGGCGTGAAGCCGGCGCTCTTCAGTGCGAACTCCGAGGGGGCGTGCCCGACTTGCAAGGGTTCGGGCGTCATCATCACCGAGCTCGGCTTCATGGACACGATCGAGACGCCCTGCGAGGACTGCGGCGGCAAGCGGTTCCAGGCCGCCGTGCTCGAGTACAAGCTGGGCGGACTCGACATCACCGAGGTGCTCGACCTGCCCGTCGCGCGTGCCCGGGAGTTCTTCTCCGACGGCGAGGCGAAGATCCCCGCCGCCGCGAAGATCCTCGGTCGGCTCGAGGACGTCGGGCTCGGGTACCTCACCCTCGGCCAGCCGCTCTCGACGCTGTCGGGCGGCGAACGGCAGCGCATCAAGCTCGCCATCGCGATGGGGGAGGAGGGCGAGGTGTACGTGCTCGACGAGCCGACCACCGGCCTCCATCTCGCCGACGTCGAGAACCTGCTGGGCCTGCTCGACCGCCTGGTCGACTCGGGCAGATCGGTGATCGTCATCGAGCACCACCAGGCCGTGATGGCGCACGCCGACTGGATCATCGACCTCGGGCCCGGAGCCGGCCACGACGGCGGTCGCATCGTGTTCGAGGGTGTCCCGGCGGATCTCGTCAGCGCACGCTCGACGCTCACCGGCCGACACCTCGCGGACTACGTCGGCGCCGCGGCATCCTGA
- a CDS encoding pentapeptide repeat-containing protein, translating into MAKTDRPIAPRIEEIVLVDLDDGAVAELTAGARVEARRFTDIDLAGRDLSGMRLDECELSGVFAHEARLRGTVLRDVVVERLEAPVLHAPYLDLRDVSVTSSRLGSVEFHDGRWQSVRFVGCKLGFVNLRGAEIRDVRFVDCTIDELDLGNASAERVAFDGSEMRALDVTGARLRDVDLRGLDPAVIDGIAGLSGATLDALQVAMLAPHLARHLGIRVVG; encoded by the coding sequence GTGGCCAAGACCGACCGGCCGATCGCCCCGCGCATCGAGGAGATCGTGCTGGTCGACCTCGACGACGGCGCCGTCGCGGAGCTCACGGCAGGCGCCAGGGTCGAGGCGCGCCGGTTCACCGACATCGATCTGGCCGGGCGTGATCTGAGCGGGATGCGGCTCGACGAGTGCGAGCTGTCGGGGGTGTTCGCCCATGAGGCACGGCTCCGCGGGACGGTGCTGCGGGACGTCGTCGTCGAGCGGCTCGAGGCACCGGTGCTGCACGCGCCGTACCTCGACCTGCGCGACGTCTCGGTCACGTCATCGCGGCTCGGTTCGGTCGAGTTCCACGACGGGCGTTGGCAGTCGGTGCGGTTCGTCGGCTGCAAGCTCGGCTTCGTGAACCTCCGCGGTGCCGAGATCCGCGACGTGCGCTTCGTCGACTGCACGATCGACGAACTCGATCTCGGCAACGCGAGCGCCGAACGCGTCGCCTTCGACGGCAGCGAGATGCGCGCACTCGACGTCACCGGGGCGCGGCTGCGCGACGTCGATCTCCGGGGCCTCGACCCCGCGGTGATCGACGGCATCGCCGGCCTCAGCGGTGCGACACTCGACGCACTGCAGGTGGCGATGCTCGCGCCGCACCTCGCGCGACATCTGGGCATCAGGGTCGTCGGCTGA
- a CDS encoding MarR family winged helix-turn-helix transcriptional regulator: MAVLFHQVYAAATERLDAILRPMDLTARHLSVMFLIRDGVQTQRDLVARLGMDKTGMVRTVDDLERQGFVSRTPSAIDRRVGILELTDAGLQALRTAQTHTRGVADELFAAVSADELTVLKSTLARALEGLRASSEGG, translated from the coding sequence GTGGCCGTGCTGTTCCATCAGGTGTATGCCGCGGCGACCGAGCGTCTCGATGCCATCCTGCGCCCCATGGATCTCACAGCCCGCCATCTGTCGGTGATGTTCTTGATCAGGGATGGTGTGCAGACCCAGCGCGACCTCGTCGCACGACTGGGCATGGACAAGACGGGGATGGTCCGAACCGTCGACGATCTCGAACGCCAGGGCTTCGTCTCGAGGACACCGTCGGCGATCGACCGCAGGGTCGGCATCCTCGAGCTCACCGACGCAGGCCTGCAAGCCCTCCGAACCGCTCAGACTCACACCAGGGGAGTCGCCGACGAGTTGTTCGCCGCTGTCAGCGCCGACGAGCTCACCGTGCTGAAGTCGACGCTCGCTCGGGCGCTCGAAGGCCTGCGGGCATCGAGCGAGGGCGGGTAG
- a CDS encoding DUF805 domain-containing protein: MLVNIVVLAVTLVLVPALISGPATQQSLMVGPFGSWLFASVALFSTPSPEVSNSSFVAFSFFCAGVWQWVTVLPGFTVAVRRLHDSNLSGWWVLLALIPPGPFVLLLLALRRSRFEGTRFDD; the protein is encoded by the coding sequence ATGCTCGTCAACATCGTTGTACTGGCGGTGACGCTCGTGCTCGTACCGGCGCTCATCTCTGGACCGGCGACACAGCAATCGCTGATGGTCGGCCCATTCGGTTCGTGGCTCTTTGCAAGCGTGGCGTTGTTCAGCACTCCTTCGCCAGAGGTCTCCAACTCGTCGTTCGTCGCGTTCTCATTTTTCTGCGCGGGAGTGTGGCAATGGGTTACCGTTCTCCCCGGCTTCACAGTGGCGGTGCGCCGCCTGCACGATTCGAACCTGTCCGGATGGTGGGTGCTGCTGGCGCTCATCCCTCCGGGTCCGTTCGTCCTGCTCCTTCTCGCCCTCCGGAGATCGCGATTCGAAGGCACACGCTTCGACGACTAG
- a CDS encoding dihydrofolate reductase family protein gives MRTLRYSINVTLDGCCHHEAGLPPDEDSMRYWATEMEQADALLFGRVTYEMMESAWRKPATGAWPDWVDELQRPFAEAIDGAKKYVVSSTLETADWNAELLRGDLEQAVRRLKQELGGRLWVGGVTLPRALADAGLIDEYEFLVQPVLAGHGPTLLAGLRERIQLELVDRREFRSGAVAMRYRPTRGTA, from the coding sequence ATGAGAACGCTTCGATACTCGATCAACGTCACGCTCGACGGCTGCTGCCATCATGAGGCGGGTCTCCCGCCTGACGAGGACTCGATGCGATACTGGGCCACCGAGATGGAACAGGCCGATGCACTGCTGTTCGGCCGGGTGACCTACGAGATGATGGAGTCGGCGTGGCGGAAACCCGCCACGGGCGCCTGGCCCGACTGGGTGGACGAGCTGCAGCGCCCGTTCGCCGAGGCCATCGATGGCGCGAAGAAGTACGTCGTGTCGAGCACGCTGGAGACTGCCGACTGGAATGCCGAGCTCCTGCGCGGCGACCTCGAGCAGGCGGTGCGCCGGCTCAAACAGGAGCTGGGCGGGCGACTGTGGGTCGGCGGTGTGACGCTCCCCCGGGCTCTGGCCGACGCAGGACTGATCGACGAGTACGAGTTCCTCGTGCAGCCGGTCCTCGCCGGGCACGGCCCGACGTTGCTCGCAGGCCTGCGCGAGCGCATACAGCTCGAGCTCGTGGACCGGCGTGAGTTCAGGTCAGGAGCGGTGGCCATGCGCTATCGGCCCACGCGAGGCACCGCGTGA
- a CDS encoding YciI family protein yields MTKYLISFPSGAMQVAAAEMQAVADAAHEVVREAKAAGVWVFGGGIDETVPPVRVDAGGTVTEGTYPETERIEGGYTVLELTSRDEALAWAAKIAAACRCAQEVRAFQYDPES; encoded by the coding sequence ATGACGAAGTACCTGATCTCGTTTCCCAGCGGTGCGATGCAGGTTGCCGCCGCAGAGATGCAAGCCGTCGCGGATGCCGCGCACGAGGTCGTGCGCGAGGCGAAGGCCGCCGGGGTGTGGGTCTTCGGCGGCGGGATCGACGAGACCGTGCCGCCGGTCCGGGTCGACGCCGGCGGAACCGTGACTGAGGGGACCTATCCCGAGACCGAGCGCATCGAAGGCGGCTACACGGTGCTCGAGCTGACGAGTCGCGATGAGGCGCTCGCCTGGGCGGCGAAGATCGCGGCCGCGTGCCGTTGTGCGCAAGAGGTGCGTGCGTTCCAGTACGACCCCGAGAGCTGA
- a CDS encoding serine hydrolase domain-containing protein, with protein sequence MSAASVCDEIIAQVDAERLGAYGLHVLVGDDVAEHRWRSDDRVNVYSASKGVSALAAGIAVDEGLLSLDTTVGELLPSVSLGDGVERVALRHLLTMTSGIDFVWFSHEPVPWPDLAQEVLRRPAVGTGTAFQYTDASTYVAMRMLGAVVGDVRDWLMLRLFDPLEIHNPQWHRCPLGWIMGGSGLELRTEELARIGRLLRDRGRWGSSQLVDAAWVDGMHRSWIDTGYGGSSAGYGLAVWDGPGECWRLDGRYGQFVVVDDARDAVVTITAHEEEQYNRLAVIAATVLANEERVR encoded by the coding sequence GTGAGCGCGGCGTCGGTGTGCGACGAGATCATCGCGCAAGTCGACGCCGAACGTCTCGGGGCGTACGGACTCCACGTGCTGGTCGGCGACGACGTCGCGGAGCATCGCTGGCGCAGCGACGACCGCGTGAACGTCTACTCGGCGTCGAAGGGCGTCTCGGCGCTCGCGGCCGGCATCGCCGTCGACGAGGGCCTGCTGTCGCTCGACACGACCGTCGGCGAGCTGCTGCCGTCGGTCAGCCTGGGGGACGGCGTCGAGCGAGTCGCTCTGCGGCACCTCTTGACGATGACGAGCGGCATCGACTTCGTGTGGTTCTCGCACGAACCCGTTCCCTGGCCCGATCTCGCACAGGAGGTGCTTCGCCGGCCCGCGGTCGGCACGGGCACGGCCTTCCAGTACACCGACGCGAGCACCTACGTCGCGATGCGCATGCTCGGCGCCGTCGTGGGCGACGTTCGCGACTGGCTCATGCTGCGACTGTTCGACCCGCTCGAGATCCACAATCCGCAGTGGCACCGCTGCCCACTCGGCTGGATCATGGGCGGATCGGGGCTCGAGCTCCGCACCGAGGAGCTCGCACGAATCGGGCGCCTGTTGCGCGACCGAGGTCGATGGGGCTCGTCGCAGCTCGTGGACGCTGCGTGGGTCGACGGAATGCACCGGTCGTGGATCGACACCGGCTACGGCGGATCGTCCGCCGGATACGGCCTCGCGGTCTGGGACGGCCCGGGTGAATGCTGGCGACTCGACGGACGATACGGCCAGTTCGTGGTCGTCGACGACGCGCGCGACGCCGTCGTGACGATCACGGCGCACGAAGAGGAGCAGTACAACCGCCTCGCCGTGATCGCGGCGACGGTGCTCGCGAACGAGGAGAGAGTTCGATGA
- a CDS encoding GNAT family N-acetyltransferase encodes MTVNVRPMTESEFDEWQLAIAQEYAEEQVSAGNWSRDGAVERALDENARLLPDGLATRRMLVLRGVDDDGIPVGRAWVGLDHPRGTPEVAFLYDIEVLETRRGSGLGRALLSAVEAATRAAGASALELNVFGGNAVAIGLYDSAGYEVTTQQMRKAL; translated from the coding sequence ATGACGGTGAACGTGCGGCCGATGACCGAGTCCGAGTTCGACGAATGGCAGCTCGCGATCGCGCAGGAGTACGCGGAGGAGCAGGTGTCGGCGGGCAACTGGTCTCGCGACGGTGCGGTGGAGCGCGCGCTCGACGAGAATGCGCGGCTGCTTCCCGACGGGCTGGCCACGCGTCGGATGCTCGTACTCCGCGGCGTCGACGACGACGGCATCCCGGTCGGCCGTGCCTGGGTGGGGCTCGACCATCCCCGAGGCACGCCCGAGGTGGCGTTCCTCTACGACATCGAGGTGCTCGAAACGCGTCGGGGGAGCGGGCTGGGCCGTGCGCTCCTCTCTGCGGTCGAGGCTGCGACCCGGGCGGCCGGCGCCTCAGCGCTCGAGCTCAACGTGTTCGGCGGCAACGCCGTCGCGATCGGACTCTACGACTCGGCAGGCTACGAGGTCACGACCCAGCAGATGCGGAAGGCGCTGTGA
- a CDS encoding SDR family NAD(P)-dependent oxidoreductase yields the protein MTDASLPRPVTIVTGASRGIGAAIAERLAAEGHDLVITYRDRAADADAVARRCTASGSRVLVLQVDLADLDAAASVVPAAIDAFGRVTGLVNNAGITGRIGPFLDVALDEAEAVFRINVVAPLLITQAAIAHMSTDRGGSGGSIVNISSGAAKSGAPNTYIPYAMSKAALNALTTGTSKEFGPVGVRVNTVSPGTTRTEIHASGGRPQAADERAPGIPMRRAGEPHEIAGAVAYLLSDDAGYTSGADIRVAGGN from the coding sequence ATGACGGATGCCTCGCTCCCCCGCCCGGTCACGATCGTCACCGGCGCGAGCCGGGGCATCGGCGCCGCGATCGCCGAACGGCTCGCGGCAGAGGGGCACGACCTCGTCATCACCTATCGCGATCGCGCGGCCGACGCCGACGCGGTCGCACGCCGCTGCACCGCGTCCGGCTCTCGCGTGCTCGTGCTCCAGGTCGACCTGGCCGACCTCGACGCGGCGGCCTCGGTGGTGCCCGCCGCGATCGACGCGTTCGGCCGGGTGACCGGGCTCGTGAACAACGCGGGCATCACCGGCAGGATCGGCCCGTTCCTCGACGTCGCCCTCGACGAGGCCGAAGCGGTGTTCCGCATCAACGTCGTGGCTCCGCTCCTCATCACGCAGGCGGCGATCGCGCACATGTCGACCGATCGCGGCGGGTCGGGGGGTTCGATCGTGAACATCTCGTCGGGCGCCGCCAAGTCGGGTGCCCCCAACACCTACATCCCGTACGCCATGAGCAAGGCCGCCCTCAACGCCCTCACCACCGGAACATCGAAGGAGTTCGGCCCCGTCGGTGTCCGCGTCAACACCGTGTCGCCCGGTACCACGAGAACCGAGATCCACGCGTCGGGCGGCCGCCCGCAGGCTGCAGACGAACGAGCGCCCGGCATCCCGATGCGGCGGGCCGGCGAACCGCACGAGATCGCCGGCGCGGTCGCATACCTGCTCTCCGACGACGCCGGCTACACCTCGGGCGCCGACATCCGCGTGGCGGGCGGCAACTGA
- the dhaM gene encoding dihydroxyacetone kinase phosphoryl donor subunit DhaM, translating into MGGTVGLVLVSHSAEIASGLAKLARQMAPTVALVPAGGTDDGRIGTSFDLVAAAVAEADSGAGAVVLCDLGSAILTAETVLDFLDDEARARTRIADAPLVEGAVAAAVAAESGDELDAVVRAAESARGEHPTAAGGAPSVAEGAGPEASRYARTVTLVNADGLHARPAAELVKLAARYPQRITVNGADAKSLLGIMSLGLTKGASLEIASDDADAADAVEAIAELARSGFGES; encoded by the coding sequence ATGGGCGGCACGGTGGGGCTCGTCCTCGTCTCGCACTCTGCGGAGATCGCCTCGGGGCTTGCGAAGCTCGCGCGGCAGATGGCGCCGACCGTCGCGCTGGTGCCGGCGGGCGGCACCGACGACGGCCGCATCGGTACGAGCTTCGATCTCGTCGCCGCTGCCGTCGCCGAGGCCGACTCGGGCGCCGGCGCGGTCGTGCTCTGCGACCTCGGATCGGCGATCCTCACGGCGGAGACCGTGCTCGACTTCCTCGACGACGAGGCCCGCGCCCGCACGAGGATCGCCGATGCGCCGCTCGTGGAGGGCGCCGTCGCGGCGGCGGTCGCGGCCGAGTCCGGTGACGAGCTCGATGCGGTCGTGCGAGCGGCGGAGAGCGCACGCGGCGAACACCCGACGGCAGCCGGCGGAGCGCCGTCCGTTGCGGAGGGCGCCGGCCCCGAGGCATCCCGATATGCGCGCACGGTCACCCTCGTCAACGCGGACGGCCTGCACGCTCGTCCGGCCGCCGAGCTCGTCAAGCTCGCGGCGCGCTACCCGCAGCGGATCACGGTGAACGGTGCCGACGCGAAGAGCCTGCTGGGCATCATGTCGCTCGGGCTGACGAAGGGCGCGAGCCTCGAGATCGCGAGCGACGACGCGGACGCGGCGGACGCGGTCGAAGCGATCGCCGAGCTGGCGCGGTCGGGTTTCGGCGAGTCCTGA
- the dhaL gene encoding dihydroxyacetone kinase subunit DhaL — MGLDITWAVDWTRLSAERIGEHRVELITLDREIGDGDHGENMDRGFQAVAAKLDDLAAGAVPADVLKLVATTLISTVGGAAGPLYGTAYLKAAAAVAGRDSLDGPAIASLLEAARDGIVLRGKAEPGDKTMVDAWTPAVEAAAAVAAAGADATEVLDAAASAAEAGAVATEPLVARKGRASYLGERSAGHRDPGAESSALLLRAAADAADGAAGA, encoded by the coding sequence GTGGGCCTCGACATCACGTGGGCGGTGGACTGGACCCGGCTGAGCGCCGAGCGCATCGGCGAGCACCGGGTGGAGCTGATCACGCTCGATCGCGAGATCGGCGACGGCGATCACGGCGAGAACATGGATCGCGGGTTCCAGGCGGTCGCCGCGAAACTCGACGATCTCGCCGCGGGTGCGGTTCCGGCCGACGTGCTGAAGCTCGTCGCCACGACGCTCATCTCCACGGTGGGTGGCGCCGCAGGGCCGCTGTACGGCACGGCGTACCTCAAGGCGGCGGCCGCCGTCGCGGGGCGGGACTCGCTCGACGGTCCCGCGATCGCGAGCCTCCTCGAGGCCGCTCGCGACGGCATCGTCCTCCGCGGCAAGGCCGAACCCGGCGACAAGACGATGGTCGACGCCTGGACCCCGGCCGTCGAGGCGGCGGCTGCGGTCGCGGCGGCCGGCGCCGACGCGACCGAGGTGCTCGACGCTGCGGCATCCGCGGCCGAGGCGGGCGCCGTGGCCACGGAGCCGCTCGTCGCCCGCAAGGGGCGTGCGAGCTACCTCGGCGAACGCTCCGCCGGCCATCGCGATCCCGGCGCGGAGTCGAGCGCGTTGCTGCTGCGCGCGGCCGCCGATGCCGCAGACGGCGCGGCAGGGGCGTGA